A region of the Meles meles chromosome 18, mMelMel3.1 paternal haplotype, whole genome shotgun sequence genome:
gtctcaagaacctgggatccagccccgcatcaggctctctgctcagcagggagcctgcttccccctcatccctgcctgcctctctgcctacttgtgatctctgtcaaataaataaataaaatctttaaaataaataaataaaatagacccATGGTGTTCTCTACCTCAGTCATTTCCTAACATTCATCAAATTTTGCAGTTATGTTGTCAGGCTATTTTCTGGTGTCTTTCGCCAGTATTAAGATCCAGGAGGCCAGAGAACTTGAGTCTTGTTTAACTTTTGACTTCCCTGAGatgtgcttttctattttttttttttaaagattttatttgtttattttgaaagagcaagcacaagcagggggaagaggcagaggcagaaagaagcagactccccgctaagcaaggagcctgatgcaggactcaaccccagcacgctgggatcatgaccccacccgaaggtagaggcttaacccactgagccacccaggtgcctgagatgTTCTTTTCAATACAGgagtcactagccacatgtggaaCCTCTGAATCGAGATCTACAATAAGTGTAAAATCCTTACTTGATTTCAAAGACttggcttgagaaaagaatgtgtaagatcttatccatatttttatattgattacatatcGAAAAGATAATGTTTGGATAAACTGGGTTAAATTtatgattaaaattattttcacctgTTTTGCCTTTTAACGTGACTACTCGATAATTTTTACTCACATAAGTGCCTCGCGTATTTCTAGTCTCTGGGACAATGCTGTTCCAGTACAGGGTCCTGCCCCTATTTTATGCGCGAAATAACCAATGTTAAGAGAccgaatgaatggatgaatgaagagCTATGGTCTCTGCCTCTTATTAGGAAAATAGAATATGGCATTGTCCTTTAAGTCAGGAGATCTGGGTTCTGGTCCAGGTTTACTGGACATACTATGCAGCCTTGGACAAGCAGTGCCCCACTCTGGGTGTCAATTTGCCCATCAGGCAGCTAATCTCTGAGGTCTCGAAGTGTATGAGTGTAAGTGGCGGAGAAAGGTGGGGAAGCCTGGTACAACAGGACTTGACTTCTGTTTGGCTCCAGCCTAACACTAGGGCTTCGGCCGACGGGAGGAGGCAGCAAAAATCACCGACTAGAACACCGGAGTCCCGCGCGGGGACCGCGGGCTTCCTCGGGCCGACGTCACTGGGGCGCGACGGCGTGGTCCTCCCGTCTCCGAGGCGGCAGCGGTTCAGAAGGTTCCCCCCGGCGAGGGCGAGCGCCAAGCGAATAGAAGGTCAAACAATACTCGAGTCTCTCCAATGCCCAGTTTTCAGCAAACCACCTTCTGCCAACCTCCTTCCCACTTCACCCTTACCCGGCACAGGAAGCCAGGGGATACAAGCCCGGCCCCGACAGCCCAGTGCTGGACCCTAGCGCGGCTGCGCGGGGCACGTGCGCTTCTCCGGAGTCCCGGCGATTGGCTGTGATGTAACTTCCGGCGTGAGCGGCGAAAGCCGGGAGGGCGAGCAAGAGAGCGAgcaggcagcaggcagcaggCGGGCGGGCGGACGGCACGGAGGGAgggagcgagcgagcgagcagtGAGTGAGCCAGCGAGGGCGGCCGCGTCCCTAGAACAGCCGAGATTCTTCCCGTCCCTCTGATCCCCTCCCCGGAGCCCACAGCGCCTCCGGTCTCCTGTGGAGCGGACACGGCCCGGCCCGGCCATGGCCTCGTTGCTGAAGGTGGATCAGGAAGTGAAGCTCAAGGTAGCCGCACCGGTCCGGCCCTCCTAACCCCTCGTTTCGATCCCCAAGCAGTCTGACCGGCTTCCCACTCCCCATAGCGTCTTTGTCTCCCTGGGGACACCAGCTCTGAGCTTCCGCTCGGCTCagcccaaccccccactcccggAGATGGCATCGGGGGAGAGAATAATACAGGGTGGCCTTCTGAACCGCGTCTGGTGGTGGAGAGCCCTGGTGAGACCTCCGCGGACACGTGGTGGACTCAGCACTTTAGGCCAGTGACAGCTGGAAGTCCCCCAGCTCAGCAACGTCCCCGCCTCCGGATGCTACTGctactctctctgcccctacccttgGTGTCAGACCTGCTTGGTATCAAAGGCTAGGTCTGGATGGGGGCTTGGCACGTTTGTGAGCTCATATCTCCCCTGTCTACCTGCCTTTTGTTTGCTCTCAAATTCAGACAGCTTCAGActcagggagggagggtgagagggaagaCAGGTGGGTGCTACTCTCAAGCCCCGCTTCCCTCTCCTGAGATGGAGAAATggatcctcaaaaaaataaagtatttacagTCTGGGGGCCTCTCAGCTTCTCATTACAATTATAAGGTGAGGGGAATACAGCTGGATTTGGGTTTTCCCATCCTGCCGGTACCCCTGTTGCCCGGTACTGACTTgctgttactgaattgctctctCTGTTAATTTTAGGTTGATTCTTTCAGGGAGCGGATCACAAGTGAGGTGAGtgcaataaatagaaaaataagcgTTGGTTGATAGTTCGGAATTTCCCAGAGAAGAAATCTGGAGAGAGAGACCTTCCCACAGTTATTAATTGAGGtgtattttccttcctctttaggCAGAAGACTTGGTGGcaaattttttcccaaagaagttGTTAGAACTTGATAGTTTTTTGAAGGTGAGAGagacccttttcttttcttcaaattccaccccccccctttttttttggctCTGGTCTTTCTGTCAAATGGGAGAAATCATGTGTtgattctattttgttttgtacAGTAAAACACTCTGATTTTTTTGCCCTTCAAATGAAAtacttctttgttcattttgaaaAGACTAATGTTGTTTTGGGGGTGGGTGTCTCTCTTTCAGGAACCAATCCTAAACATCCATGACCTAACTCAGATCCACTCAGACATGAATCTCCCAGTCCCTGACCCCATTCTTCTCACCAATAGCCACGATGGACTGGACGGTGTGAGTGTCctgcatttttctttatattcggAAGCAGTAGTTCTCTATTCTCTGTTCTCTACTTCCTAGTCAATTTGAACATGTACAGGAAACAGTGAGATTAGGATGTAGGAATGACGGCTCTTACAGACATGCTGACTCCAGTATACCACTTTTAGACCCTGATTTTCATTTATAGCATGAAGTGTATAACCTGATGCTACTCTGTCCTAGAGTGAGTTCCAAATAGGACTGATAGCTGCAGTTTCCCTCAGGTTGTCTGGTCTGTCCCTGTGGCTCTAAGCaagatttttctcatctgtgtcagtgtcttatttttcttttaaagattttatttatttatttgacagagatacggTGAGAGAAGGAgtacaagcggggggagtgggagagggaaaagcaggcttcctgccaagcagagagcccaatgcggggctcgatcccaggaccataggatcatgacctgagccgaaggcagaggcttaacgacagCCCCCCATGCGCCCCTGTGTCAGTGTCTTGAGTATTGTTACGGGATGAGCAGTTTTTGTTGTGTATTGGACTGTAGTCCTTGTCTTTGCTACATATCTTCAGCACCTAGTGCTTGTCAGTTACATGACCACATTTTATAACAACAGTGATAACACTGTATTGTTGTCTGAGTTACTGTCTCATTGATAGAGCTTGCAATTCTGGAAAGCAGAAGCTGTCCTAATCAACtttgtatccccagcacctagttCTATATCTGGTACATAACAGGTGCTAAGCACATGTTTGTTGATTGAATATTGTGCTTCTTTGTGGAACCAGAAGATGTGTACATATTCCCTTAATGATCCTCACCCTGCATTGATTGGTTCATTTTTCCTGTTGTTTATAgtatccacccctccccccaagtgCTTATTATGTCAGTTGAAAAGTTGATCTTCCCAACTAGAGTGTAGGTTGCTTTGTGGCAAGAATCTTTCCTTAAAGCCCTGTATGTGCTTAGAAAATTGTGTATAAATTAAAACAACCTATGGGGCAAAGTTACCCGAAGGGGAACTTGTGTTGGGAATATGGGTGTCAAGAGCAGGCTAATTCCTGTCTCTATCCGTAGCCCACTTACAAGAAGCGAAGGTTGGATGAGTGTGAAGAGGCCTTCCAAGGTAAGAGCCAGCCCTACCCCACCTACTCCCTGGTTTGCAGCCCTGAGCAGGGGGATTGATCTGGCAGTCTCTGATCAGGAAATAAGATCAGACTTGATTTTCCAGAGTTCGCATTCCCACGTTCTCCAAACGTGGTCATTATTTAGCACCCAAAACCCAATGTCCCAGTAAACAGGGAGGGCTTGGCTTAGTGAGGACTACAAGGGACAGAGGTTGGAGGTGGCTGCCCATTTCAGGTTTTTCACAGAAGTCCAAGTTCCACATTACTTTCTCTTCAGTAATCGTTGGTgcattaaatctttattttttttatttttttttttttaagattttatttatttatttgacagacagagatcagaagtagacagagaggcaggcagagagagagagggaagcagactcgctgctgagcagagagcccgatgtgggactcgatcccaggaccctgagatcatgacctgagccgaaggcagcggcttaacccactgagccacccaggcgccccggtgcaTTAAATCTTTAGAGTGTATTTTCATTTCCTCGTTTTTCAGACTTTTGGCATACTTTAGACACTCATTTGTTAatccatacattttctttttttttaattctcttggtgGGGTCATGGTTTGTAGGTAGGATTGTGGCAGATAAAAGACAGAGGTCCTAGCATCTCATGgctctggggaaggagagagaaaggcggggggtgggggtgttaaTGTCCTGCCCTCTACCCCAGTCGTTTGACCTTCTTCATGTCCCTGCCAGGAACCAAGGTGTTCGTGATGCCCAATGGGATGCTAAAAAGCAACCAGCAGCTAGTGGACATTATTGAGAAAGTGAAACCTGAGATCCGGCTGCTGATTGAGAAATGCAACACGGTGAGGCAGGGGCTAGTGACCTATGGGCTGACCCCAAAAAGCCTGGCTTGAACTATGAAAAATGTTGGATGTGGGGCAGGAAGCGTGGAGATGATAGAGGAGGTAGCACCTGAAGTATCTTGGCTCCCTTGCTCCCGGCATCTGGTCCTAGCTAGCAGCATGGGCTGTGTACTTCATGGCTTTGGCAGAAAAAGCAAGGGTCCTCATATGTACATATTGGTCCTCTCACCCTTCAGGTCAAAATGTGGGTACAGCTCTTGATTCCCAGGATAGAAGATGGGAACAACTTCGGGGTATCCATTCAGGTAACGTGCTTGCATACAAACTGGAGAGGAAAGTTCAGAAGGTTACTCTCCTTTTCAACctgctttgtttgttttcccctggTCTGCTCTTTGGATGACATGGAAATGACGTGACCTCAACacctgggtttgtttttttttttaggaggagACAGTTGCAGAACTAAGAACTGTTGAGAGTGAAGCTGCATCTTATCTGGACCAGATATCTAGGTAGGGCTTCTCGGGCTTGGCCCAGGAATTGGGGGCTGGTGACGCGGCAAGCACCGTCCAGGGTCTCCTgcagcttcttcctcttctctctccttttagaTATTATATTACAAGAGCCAAATTGGTTTCTAAAATAGCTAAATATCCCCATGTGGTAAGTAAGGGTTTGGGGTCTGAGGGTGGAcgtggaagggaaagggaggagtgGCCATTTCCCAGCAAGAGCTGCCtgtggacggggctggcctcgaGAACtagcttttcctccctcctttcagGAGGACTATCGTCGCACAGTGACAGAGATTGATGAGAAAGAATATATCAGCCTTCGGCTCATCATATCAGAGCTAAGGAATCAGTATGTAAGTAGCCTTGGTCCCTGCCCACAGTCACCCTGGCTGTTCGGCCCGGCTCTCATTTTCTTGCCGCTCACTGGGGTTTGAGATGGAGGATGGAGTGGGATAAAATGAAGAGGATAAATTCTCATCAGCTGAGTGTGGAGAATTAAGAGCTCATTGAGAGTATGTGGCTGGGGATCTCCCTTTCTGGATGGATGGCAGGGAGTGCTGTGCAGTGTAGGTGCGAAGGTGTGGGCAGTGGAGTCAGACAAGCTTGGGTTCAGAGCCAGTTCTGCCTGTAATCTGGCCTTGAGCAAGTTGTTGAACCTTAAACTTCAGTTTTTTCGTCTGTAAGATGGAACATCGTATCTATGGCATGAAGatgggctttttgttttgttttttacaaagatggtttttaaaaatgagtgaaataggggtgcctgggtagtgcagttcgttaagcatccaactcgtgATTTCGGCTCAAGGCACGATCATGCATAGTGGGACTGAGCCGTGCATCGGGCTCTACAGTCACcccggagtctgcttgaggttctctccctctgcccttcccctcacttgtgtgcatgcgtgcgctctctcttaaataaataaatcttaaaaaaaaaaaaaaaaagtaaaataacacgTTGAAAGACCCAGTACCAATTGTTGGTTAtaacaggtgctcagtaaatgttagttgttATTAGACGCCTAGGGCCTGGGAAGCTCCCAGGAATCCCTGGTGTGTGGGGATAGAGAGCAGAGGCAGCCACCCTGAGCTGGGGTTCCAGTGAGTGAGATTGGGATTCTGCATATGATTGCCTGGGGCTTTGTGGGGGTATCTGGTTTCTTCGGGAGGTTGGGGTGGAACAAATTTGATTCCCTGGCCTCTTCTCCCAGGTCACTCTACATGACATGATCCTGAAAAATATCGAGAAGATCAAACGGCCCCGGAGCAGCAATGCAGAGACACTGTACtgaggccagggccagggccaggggacTCTGTGAGTCTGGCTCAAGACCGACATTGCCTTGGTTTGTTACATGACTATCGTGATGGGGAAACTGGCTGGAAATAGTAATCACACCTCTCTCTGTTTTTAGTTAGAGTCTAATGAAACTCTCATGTAGTTCTGTGACGTGTTTACCTCTTTTTTCAGGCCTCAGGAActcttctatttccttccctAATGCCCCACACCGACATGTCCAAATTTCTGGAGAAGTCCAGCTTTGTGTGTGCAGGACGTTGGCACAAGaatacttgtgttttctctccctgccctcgcCCTCCTGTGTCTTgagctttgtggtttttttttttttttttcccttctgttgaCTAGTTGATTAGAAGCTGAGGGAACCGGAAGAAAGTGCTAGGTGTTGGGGGGGTGCTGTCCAGCTCCTCTCTGATGTAAGGTTAGTGTCTCTTGCTCCTGTGTGGGACATTGGATTCTCCCCCCAGTTTCCCTGATGATAACTTAGGGTCTCCCATCTGCATACATCCCACCTTGAACCTGATCATGACAAGAAACACCTTAGGCCTTCTGCCAAGTCCCTAGCTCCTTGAGATGTTTTTATAAGTAGGATTTTCACATACATGTATGTCTGTGATAGACACATACCGACAGACATGCACGCACATGCCTTCCTACTCCATCATCTGATTTCCCCATCCCATCGTCTGTTGTTTGCCTTTGTCCCGTCACCCCCATCCCATGAATTCTGTCACACACGCATCATTCAGAAGCTGATAGTCGTCTTAGTCCTCACCTACCGGGGCCCATCGTTCTGCTATTATATATGTAGCCTCTCGGTGCCCAGAGGCTGATGAATTGGAGGAGAGATGAGAATCAGAGGATTTGGGGGAAGGCCCCTTCCTCTGTGACTCGGGTCTTTGGGGGCGTTATTGCAAAGGCTGGTCCTCTGACTCCTGGGTGCCTCTTCTAGGCCAGTCGTCAATCGGGGTGGGTTGTCTGCAGCTGTGAAGGCCGGATGCTGCTGCTTCTGTTGGGCTTTCCTATGGGACAGATCGTTCTCTTATTTATAGTATCGTGCTTCCAAGGAAAGCAGCACctgcatatatgtgtatgcataccTGCGTGtatgcattgtgtgtgtgtgaaaatctGCTgggcaagtcaaaaccacagaaGAGTTGCCTCCTGTTCCTCAAATCTTCCCGAGCTCTCACTTGTTACAGCTTTTCTCCTAACCCTCATCAAAGCCCCACTTCCATTCTGCCGCTACTGGAGGGTCCGTATCTGCGGTCAGCCTGCCAGtgactctctctgtgtgtgtttctgacTTTAATTCTTCCCCTGTCTTCCTCTTGCCTTCAACCCCAATCACATTTCCACCCAGCTGCATCATTTTTACTCCCGGTATGCTATAGAGAAGGAGTCAGGATGCTGTCTTCCCATGAATAGTACTCAGTAACAAACCAATTGCATTTTAGTTGGGCAGTGCCCCTACCTACCCTCCAGATCCCTTCCAGCTAAaaccctcccctgctccccaccatgTGTTTCTCAGTTTCCCTTTTCGTTTGTTGGATTATTCTGCTGCCCCTTCTCACTCTATCACCCTTGGATCGTAATGTAAAATTCTTTTACCATGtcaagaaattattaaaaatgcaggTACTTTGACCTCTTTCTAAAGCTGCGGACCCTGGTGCGATGGCTCTGGTGGCTAGGGACATGCCCACACTCAGGTGCGTGCCTGTGGGGCCCCCCACCTCCACGTACACCTACAGCCACCCTATTGGGTGTTTTTATACCAGTTGAGCCGCCTCTTTTCCCTCAAATAATGGAAAGGCTGAGGCTTCTGCCTACCAAGAGGCAGGGGTGGGTCCTTCATTTGTGGTCAGTCTGAATTATGTAAAAGTTAGCTCTTCCCAAACCTAAGCTGCTTCTAACTTGCCCAGATGGCAGTGCCTTGCTCCCTCTGCCCGTTGATACCCAGGAACTGCCAGTAGAGGCTGCTCTAGTTCCGTGGCTGGGGGATCACCTGGTTTGAGGCACAGCCTACCGGCTCATTTTCTTGACCTTCGACGAATTCTCCCCACTGAATAGTGTCTTAAATTTCTTGAGGAGATGCCAGGGATTCCTGCTTTGGGTTTTCCAATGACTTGGGAGGGCCGTCTAGGATTCTAGCTCTCTGAAATAAAGCTTCCTCAACTTCAACCTTGCAGAGTAGCCTTTTGATACCTAGTGATCCCCTCACTGATTCTCTGGCAAAAAGAGATTTAAGGTCTGAAACGGTGGAGGAACGTCTGCTGTATTCTGTTTCAGAGCTCGGTAGCAGTAGCTAACAATTTTTGAATGCCtcccctgtattgggctctgttAAGTGCTTTATGTGCATGACCATGTTTAATTTTCATGACTCTGGGGTAAGTTACTCCTCCCTTACGGGCGAGGACACTGAAATTCGTGAGAAGTAACTCCTCTGAGGTCCCACAGCGTAGTGATCTGACCGCTGAGCCCAGGTGCtcacctttcctttccctctgactAGCTAGAAGAGAACTGATACTTTTGCCAACCAAGGGCTTGGCCTCTGGCAGCTGGCCAAGCACTTACTGCTGAGCTGGGCCATGGGTTGTGGGAATATTGGCAGGTGGTGCCTGCGAGGAGGCAGGGAAATGGATAGTTCTGGCGTCTGCCTGCAGCACACGGCACTTAACTGGGCGTCTGAGGTTTGCATTCTCTCTCAGACCTGTTCTGAGGGCAAGGTAGAGTTTAGAGTTAATCCACATGGCCctctagtctggtctgagtgaCAACAGTCAGGACTCCTGTCGGGCAGCCGCCAGGAgcccaggggcaggggagagccTATGCACGTGGAAGGAGTGCCTGGAGCCAAACCACAGAACAGAAAATTGGAACAGAATTATATAAATTAAGGTCAGAAATTTCCTGTCCAGCCCACAGGGTGGAGTTTTCTCCATCCCTATCCATCCTACTGAATATAAGCCCTGATTTGATGTTAGTAACTGGAAGGAGCCGCTGGTAGGACTCTCCTTAGCTCTCCGCATTCACCATGAATGTCAAGGTAGTCCTCGTATTCCTGGCACTGTCCCTCATCACCATCTTTGCCCTGGCCTATGTCTTGCTGACCAGCCAAGGTGGCTCCAGCCAGCCTCCCCGCTGCCCCTCCGTGTCCCCCAGTGCCCAGCCCCGGACACACCCCGGCCAGAGCCAGCTGTTTGCAGACCTGAGCCGAGAGGAGCTGACAGCAGTGACGAGCTTCCTGACCCAGCAGCTAGGGCCCGGCCTGGTGGATGCAGCCCAGGCCCGCCCCTCGGACAACTGCGTCTTCTCGGTGGAGCTGCACCTGCCCCCCAAGGCCGCCGCCCTGGCCCACCTGGACAGGGGGAGCCCCCCACCTGCCCGGGAGGCACTGGCCATCGTCTTCTTTGGCGGACAGCCCCAGCCCAACGTGAGTGAGCTGGTGGTGGGGccgctgccacggccctcctacCTGCGGGATGTGACGGTGGAGCGGCACGGGGGCCCCCTCCCCTACCACCGCCGCCCCATGTTGGGAGCTGAGTTTGCCCAGATGTGGAAGCATCTGAAGGAGGTGGAGCTACCCAAGGCCCCAGGCTTTCTGGCTTCTGTCTTAAACTACAATGGCTCCACTTTGGCACCTCTACATGCCACCCCCAGTGGCTTGCGCTCAGGGGACCGTGCTACCTGGATAGCCCTCTACCATAACATCTCAGGTGTTGGGATTTTCCTTCACCCAGTGGGGCTGGAGCTGCTGCTGGACCACAGGGCCCTGGACCCTGCCCGCTGGGCTGTCCAGCGGGTCTTCTACCTCGGGCGCTACTATGCAGACTTGGGCCGGTTGGAATGGGAATTTAAGGCTGGCCGCCTGGAAGTGGTTAgggttcctctccccctgccaaaTGGGGCTTCATCCTTGAAGTCCCGGACCTCCCCAGGTCCTCTTCCCCCTCTTCAGTTCTCACCCCAGGGCTCCCAGTACAGCGTGCAGGGGAACCTGGTGGCATCCTCCCTCTGGACATTTACCTTTGGTCATGGGGTGTTCAGTGGCATGAGGATTTTTGATATTCGGTTCAAGGGCGAGCGAGTGGCCTACGAAGTCAGTGTCCAGGAGTGTGTATCCATCTATGGTGCTGATTCACCCAAGACAATGATGACCAGATACTTGGACAGCAGCTATGGACTTGGCCGTCACAGCCGGGGCTTGGTTCGGGGCGTCGACTGCCCCTATCAGTCTACGATGGTGGACATCCACATATTAGTGGGCACAGGGGCAGTCCAGCTGCTCccaggggctgtgtgtgtgtttgaggagGCACAAGGACTACCCCTTCGGAGGCACCACAATCACCTCGAGAGTCATTTCTATGGTGGTTTGGCTGGCTCGGCCCTTGTAGTCAGGTCTGTGTCATCTGTAGGCAACTATGACTACATTTGGGACTTTGTACTGCACCCAAATGGGGCGCTGGAAGGGCGGGTTCATGCCACAGGCTATATCAACACGGCTTTCCTGAGTGGGGGTGAGGAGAGCCTCCTCTTCGGAAACCGTGTCGGGGATCGAGTGCTGGGGGCAGTGCACACGCATGCCTTCCACTTCAAGCTGGACCTGGATGTGGCAGGTGAGTGGTCGGGTGAGGACTGAGCCtcggggtggagcagagggaagggagaccCCCAGATGGAGCCAGAAGCAGCAGAGGGGGGCAGGCCGGCCCGACAACATACTGTGGTAACAGAGCAGGGGCTGATTGGAGCATATTCAGCAGCAGTCAGCCTGAAATCCTGGGCGTGCTGGGTATCTGGCCGAAGGCAGAAG
Encoded here:
- the PSME3 gene encoding proteasome activator complex subunit 3, giving the protein MASLLKVDQEVKLKVDSFRERITSEAEDLVANFFPKKLLELDSFLKEPILNIHDLTQIHSDMNLPVPDPILLTNSHDGLDGPTYKKRRLDECEEAFQGTKVFVMPNGMLKSNQQLVDIIEKVKPEIRLLIEKCNTVKMWVQLLIPRIEDGNNFGVSIQEETVAELRTVESEAASYLDQISRYYITRAKLVSKIAKYPHVEDYRRTVTEIDEKEYISLRLIISELRNQYVTLHDMILKNIEKIKRPRSSNAETLY
- the LOC123929389 gene encoding retina-specific copper amine oxidase isoform X3, with amino-acid sequence MNVKVVLVFLALSLITIFALAYVLLTSQGGSSQPPRCPSVSPSAQPRTHPGQSQLFADLSREELTAVTSFLTQQLGPGLVDAAQARPSDNCVFSVELHLPPKAAALAHLDRGSPPPAREALAIVFFGGQPQPNVSELVVGPLPRPSYLRDVTVERHGGPLPYHRRPMLGAEFAQMWKHLKEVELPKAPGFLASVLNYNGSTLAPLHATPSGLRSGDRATWIALYHNISGVGIFLHPVGLELLLDHRALDPARWAVQRVFYLGRYYADLGRLEWEFKAGRLEVVRVPLPLPNGASSLKSRTSPGPLPPLQFSPQGSQYSVQGNLVASSLWTFTFGHGVFSGMRIFDIRFKGERVAYEVSVQECVSIYGADSPKTMMTRYLDSSYGLGRHSRGLVRGVDCPYQSTMVDIHILVGTGAVQLLPGAVCVFEEAQGLPLRRHHNHLESHFYGGLAGSALVVRSVSSVGNYDYIWDFVLHPNGALEGRVHATGYINTAFLSGGEESLLFGNRVGDRVLGAVHTHAFHFKLDLDVAGLENWVVAEDVVFKPVAAPWSPEHHLQRPQLTRQVLGREDLTAFPLGEPLPRYLYLAGNQTNAWGHQRGYRIQIHSPLGLHMPLESDMERALSWGRYQLVVTRRKEEESQSSSIYYQNDIWTPTMAFADFINNETLLGEDLVAWVTASFLHIPHAEDVPNTVTLGNRVGFLLRPYNFFDEDPSIFSPGSVYFEKGQDAGLCSVNPVACIPNLAACVPDLPPFFYQGL
- the LOC123929389 gene encoding retina-specific copper amine oxidase isoform X4, encoding MNVKVVLVFLALSLITIFALAYVLLTSQGGSSQPPRCPSVSPSAQPRTHPGQSQLFADLSREELTAVTSFLTQQLGPGLVDAAQARPSDNCVFSVELHLPPKAAALAHLDRGSPPPAREALAIVFFGGQPQPNVSELVVGPLPRPSYLRDVTVERHGGPLPYHRRPMLGAEFAQMWKHLKEVELPKAPGFLASVLNYNGSTLAPLHATPSGLRSGDRATWIALYHNISGVGIFLHPVGLELLLDHRALDPARWAVQRVFYLGRYYADLGRLEWEFKAGRLEVVRVPLPLPNGASSLKSRTSPGPLPPLQFSPQGSQYSVQGNLVASSLWTFTFGHGVFSGMRIFDIRFKGERVAYEVSVQECVSIYGADSPKTMMTRYLDSSYGLGRHSRGLVRGVDCPYQSTMVDIHILVGTGAVQLLPGAVCVFEEAQGLPLRRHHNHLESHFYGGLAGSALVVRSVSSVGNYDYIWDFVLHPNGALEGRVHATGYINTAFLSGGEESLLFGNRVGDRVLGAVHTHAFHFKLDLDVAGLENWVVAEDVVFKPVAAPWSPEHHLQRPQLTRQVLGREDLTAFPLGEPLPRYLYLAGNQTNAWGHQRGYRIQIHSPLGLHMPLESDMERALSWGRYQLVVTRRKEEESQSSSIYYQNDIWTPTMAFADFINNETLLGEVGSPRGRGEGQLKPDVLAAQPLTVVGGNGPGGLGYSQLPAYPPC